One window from the genome of Pandoraea fibrosis encodes:
- a CDS encoding pyridoxal phosphate-dependent aminotransferase, whose product MDRTPDLTPASLKLAQRVDDIAPFHVMELAKQAALREKAGHHVIHMGIGEPDFTAPEAVIEAAAKAMRDGRTQYTGAMGIPALREAIAGYYRNHYGVDVDPSRIVVTAGASAALVLACAALVGVGDEVLMPDPCYPCNRHFVSTFDGKPVLIPSGPAERFQLTAERIESHWGPATKGVLLASPSNPTGTSIETEELSRIVKTVRARGGFTLVDEIYQGLSYDGKPTTALTFGDDVLVVSSFSKYFNMTGWRLGWLVVPPSMVSTFEKLAQNLFICPSAVAQHAATACFLPETLAIYESRKEAFRERRDYIAPALERLGFKVPVMPDGAFYVYADCTGVSHPHAADSDRLTQSLLQQADVVLVPGLDFGFAEPRRYIRLSYATSLAQLHEAMDRIGRVFAAG is encoded by the coding sequence ATGGACCGCACCCCTGACCTCACCCCCGCCTCGCTCAAACTCGCGCAACGTGTCGACGACATCGCCCCGTTCCACGTGATGGAGCTAGCCAAGCAAGCGGCGCTGCGGGAGAAGGCGGGACATCATGTGATTCACATGGGGATCGGCGAGCCGGATTTCACGGCGCCCGAGGCGGTGATCGAGGCGGCAGCGAAAGCCATGCGCGATGGGCGCACGCAATACACCGGCGCCATGGGCATCCCCGCACTGCGCGAGGCCATCGCCGGTTACTACCGAAACCACTACGGGGTCGACGTCGATCCGTCGCGGATCGTGGTGACGGCCGGCGCATCGGCCGCGCTCGTGCTGGCTTGCGCCGCTCTCGTTGGCGTGGGCGACGAAGTCCTGATGCCCGATCCCTGCTATCCGTGCAACCGCCATTTCGTCTCGACGTTCGACGGCAAGCCGGTCCTGATCCCCTCGGGCCCGGCGGAACGCTTCCAACTGACGGCCGAGCGTATTGAATCCCATTGGGGCCCGGCGACGAAGGGCGTGCTGCTCGCCTCGCCGTCGAACCCGACGGGCACGTCCATCGAGACGGAGGAACTGTCCCGCATCGTCAAGACCGTGCGTGCACGAGGCGGCTTCACACTGGTCGACGAGATCTATCAGGGGCTCTCCTACGATGGCAAGCCGACAACGGCACTGACTTTCGGCGACGACGTGCTGGTCGTGAGCAGTTTCTCGAAGTACTTCAACATGACGGGATGGCGCCTGGGCTGGCTGGTCGTGCCGCCGTCGATGGTATCGACGTTCGAGAAGCTCGCGCAGAACCTGTTCATCTGCCCGTCTGCCGTGGCGCAACACGCCGCAACGGCCTGCTTCCTCCCGGAGACGCTGGCGATTTACGAATCCCGAAAGGAAGCGTTCCGCGAACGCCGGGATTACATCGCGCCCGCGCTTGAACGTCTTGGCTTCAAGGTGCCCGTGATGCCGGACGGTGCGTTTTACGTCTACGCAGATTGCACTGGCGTATCGCATCCGCACGCCGCCGACAGCGACCGCCTCACGCAGTCGTTGCTCCAGCAGGCAGATGTCGTACTCGTGCCGGGGCTGGACTTCGGTTTTGCCGAACCGCGTCGCTACATCCGGTTGTCTTATGCCACGTCGCTGGCGCAGTTGCATGAGGCAATGGACCGGATCGGAAGGGTCTTCGCGGCGGGCTGA
- the nusB gene encoding transcription antitermination factor NusB, whose amino-acid sequence MKSARRRAREFALQGLYQWLLSRDHAGEIDAHLRTTPGYDKADRAHLDALLHGSIREADALSQQLQPYLDRPAAELSPVEHAVLVIGAYELIHHLDIPYRVVINEAVELAKTFGGVEGFRYVNGVLDKFSAEVRPDEVAANRNGGRGKSA is encoded by the coding sequence ATGAAGAGTGCTCGCCGCCGCGCACGCGAATTTGCGCTGCAAGGGTTGTATCAATGGCTGCTCTCGCGCGACCACGCGGGTGAGATCGATGCGCACCTGCGCACCACCCCTGGCTACGACAAGGCTGACCGTGCTCACCTGGACGCGCTGCTGCACGGCAGCATCCGGGAAGCGGACGCCTTGTCGCAGCAACTCCAGCCGTACCTGGACCGCCCGGCCGCCGAACTGTCGCCGGTCGAACACGCCGTACTCGTCATTGGTGCCTACGAACTGATTCACCACCTGGACATCCCGTACCGCGTGGTCATCAACGAAGCCGTCGAACTCGCCAAGACGTTTGGCGGCGTCGAAGGCTTCCGCTACGTGAACGGTGTCCTCGACAAGTTCTCGGCAGAAGTGCGTCCGGACGAAGTCGCAGCGAACCGTAACGGCGGTCGCGGCAAAAGCGCCTGA
- the ribBA gene encoding bifunctional 3,4-dihydroxy-2-butanone-4-phosphate synthase/GTP cyclohydrolase II, translating into MPLATTEEIIAELKAGRMVVLVDEEDRENEGDLVMAAEFATPEAINFMAKYGRGLICLTLTQARCKQLNLPLMTYRNGTQYGTAFTLSIEAAEGVTTGISAADRAHTVKTAIAHEARPEDIVQPGHVFPIMAQPGGVLVRAGHTEAGCDLTAMAGLTPAAVICEIMNDDGTMARLPQLMEFAEQHNIKIGTIVDLIHYRSRTESMIETVATREMQTAWGTFQATLYRDKPSGNPHLALVRGTPTPADETLVRVHEPLSVLDLLETGVSTHSWTLASAMQAIAEAGKGVVVLLNCVETPDHLFNQFEALDESEKAARAKRRPVDFRTHGVGAQILRELGVGKMRVLSSPRKIPNMAGYGLEVTGFQPMPGAETA; encoded by the coding sequence ATGCCGTTGGCCACTACAGAAGAAATCATTGCCGAGCTGAAGGCCGGTCGCATGGTTGTCCTCGTTGACGAGGAAGATCGTGAAAACGAGGGCGATCTGGTCATGGCGGCCGAGTTCGCGACGCCCGAGGCCATCAACTTCATGGCCAAGTACGGCCGCGGGCTGATCTGCCTGACACTCACGCAAGCGCGTTGCAAGCAGCTCAACCTGCCGCTGATGACCTACCGCAACGGCACCCAGTACGGCACCGCATTCACGCTGTCGATCGAGGCGGCCGAAGGCGTTACCACGGGCATCTCGGCGGCCGATCGTGCGCATACGGTCAAGACCGCCATTGCACACGAAGCGCGCCCGGAAGATATCGTTCAGCCGGGTCACGTGTTCCCGATCATGGCGCAGCCCGGCGGCGTGCTGGTGCGCGCGGGTCACACGGAAGCCGGTTGCGACCTGACGGCAATGGCTGGCCTCACGCCTGCCGCCGTGATCTGCGAGATCATGAACGACGACGGCACGATGGCGCGTTTGCCGCAGTTGATGGAGTTCGCGGAGCAGCACAACATCAAGATCGGCACGATCGTCGATCTGATTCACTACCGCAGCCGTACCGAATCGATGATCGAGACGGTCGCAACGCGCGAAATGCAAACGGCCTGGGGCACCTTCCAGGCAACGTTGTATCGCGATAAACCGAGCGGCAATCCGCATCTGGCGCTGGTACGCGGCACGCCGACCCCGGCTGACGAGACGCTCGTGCGCGTGCACGAGCCGCTTTCGGTGCTCGATCTGCTCGAAACCGGCGTCTCGACGCACTCCTGGACGCTCGCTAGCGCCATGCAAGCAATTGCCGAGGCAGGCAAGGGCGTGGTCGTGCTGCTCAATTGCGTGGAAACGCCGGATCACCTGTTCAACCAGTTCGAAGCGCTCGACGAATCCGAGAAGGCCGCGCGTGCCAAGCGTCGCCCGGTGGACTTCCGTACGCACGGCGTTGGCGCGCAAATCCTGCGCGAGCTGGGCGTCGGTAAAATGCGAGTGCTTTCGAGCCCGCGCAAGATCCCCAACATGGCAGGTTATGGCCTGGAGGTCACCGGTTTCCAACCGATGCCCGGCGCCGAAACCGCCTGA
- a CDS encoding ArsR/SmtB family transcription factor, with product MANQSIPLDRIFQALSDPTRRAVVERLTLGPASVSELARPFSMALPSFSQHLNVLEESGLVVSRKNGRVRTYALETETLAGAQDWLQLQRDKWTRRLDQLDSYLLQMKET from the coding sequence ATGGCTAACCAATCCATCCCCCTCGACCGGATCTTTCAAGCGCTATCCGACCCCACGCGACGGGCGGTCGTCGAGCGTCTGACGCTCGGCCCTGCCTCGGTGAGCGAGCTGGCGCGCCCGTTCTCGATGGCGTTACCGTCGTTCTCGCAGCATTTGAACGTGCTGGAGGAGAGCGGTCTGGTCGTCTCACGGAAAAACGGGCGTGTGCGTACCTACGCGTTGGAGACGGAGACACTGGCCGGTGCGCAGGATTGGCTCCAGTTGCAGCGCGACAAGTGGACGCGCCGCCTCGATCAACTCGATAGTTATCTGCTGCAGATGAAGGAGACATGA
- a CDS encoding SRPBCC family protein, translated as MSRANLFSIDPKLDLVLERYVDVPCERVWAAWTQPEHVKKWFTPAPWQTIECEIDLRPGGLFHTVMRSPEGQQFPNDGCYLEVVENSRLVWTNAVLPGFRPAPAPVAEHGGFHFTAAVLMETQGKGTRYTAIAIHGDEATRAQHEAMGFHDGWGKALDQLVELMT; from the coding sequence ATGAGCCGTGCCAACCTTTTCTCGATCGACCCGAAGTTGGATCTGGTGCTTGAGCGTTACGTCGATGTGCCGTGCGAGCGTGTCTGGGCGGCGTGGACGCAGCCGGAGCACGTCAAGAAGTGGTTCACGCCAGCGCCGTGGCAGACCATCGAATGCGAAATCGATCTGCGCCCCGGGGGACTGTTCCACACCGTCATGCGCTCGCCCGAGGGGCAGCAGTTCCCCAATGACGGGTGCTATCTGGAAGTCGTGGAGAACTCGCGGTTGGTCTGGACGAATGCGGTTCTGCCGGGTTTCCGTCCGGCGCCAGCACCGGTGGCGGAGCATGGTGGCTTTCATTTCACGGCGGCAGTATTGATGGAGACGCAAGGCAAGGGCACGCGCTACACCGCGATTGCCATTCATGGCGACGAAGCGACGCGCGCGCAGCACGAGGCCATGGGTTTCCACGACGGCTGGGGCAAGGCGCTCGATCAACTGGTCGAACTGATGACGTGA
- the ribH gene encoding 6,7-dimethyl-8-ribityllumazine synthase produces the protein MDIGQYQPELDGEGLRVGIVQARFNDAVCTALRSAAVAELDRLGVDGEDVLLVTVPGALEIPLALQKMAESGQFDALIALGAVIRGETYHFELVSNESGAGISRIGLDFGIPIANAVLTTENDEQAEVRAAEKGRDAARVAVEMANLLEAIDMLSGDEGSDEDEDEEEEDR, from the coding sequence ATGGACATCGGACAATACCAGCCGGAACTCGACGGTGAAGGCCTGCGCGTGGGTATCGTGCAAGCACGATTCAACGACGCTGTTTGTACGGCGTTGCGCAGTGCCGCTGTGGCTGAACTCGACCGCCTTGGCGTCGATGGCGAAGACGTGCTGCTCGTGACGGTGCCCGGCGCGCTGGAAATTCCGCTGGCATTGCAGAAAATGGCCGAAAGCGGCCAGTTCGACGCACTCATCGCGCTCGGCGCGGTGATCCGTGGCGAGACGTATCACTTTGAACTGGTGTCGAACGAAAGCGGCGCCGGTATTTCGCGCATCGGTCTCGATTTCGGTATCCCCATCGCCAACGCGGTGCTCACGACCGAAAACGACGAACAGGCCGAAGTGCGTGCCGCCGAAAAGGGCCGCGATGCAGCCCGCGTGGCGGTGGAAATGGCCAATCTGCTCGAAGCCATCGACATGCTCAGTGGCGACGAAGGATCGGATGAAGACGAAGACGAAGAAGAGGAAGATCGGTAA